One window of the Chitinimonas sp. BJYL2 genome contains the following:
- a CDS encoding LysR substrate-binding domain-containing protein yields the protein MTKPPRFDLPDIRLFIAVAEAGSLSRGAATLPLALSAASARLRQMEERLGLSLFDRHASGVRLTRAGDTLLEHARRIARAASDAQTAMDALVSPERVALSLWANTTANSTILPAALGRYLAEHPYLDMVLVERTSREVIDAVVRGEADIGVIDSDYQPEGLTLLPLGRYRLTVLAAADHPLAAQSACSFRALTEHALVGMPEDSSMQRFVDKMAHLAGLPLHVRARAPSFAAIARLVAGGAGVAVVPESTGQGYRDAMGLVLVNISDDWASRELQLCVQRWETLTPAVRALAGYLAGVD from the coding sequence ATGACGAAACCTCCGCGTTTTGATCTGCCCGATATCCGCCTGTTCATTGCCGTGGCCGAGGCTGGGTCACTATCGCGCGGGGCGGCGACCCTGCCGCTGGCTTTGTCGGCTGCCAGCGCCCGCCTGCGACAGATGGAAGAGCGGCTTGGCCTGAGCCTGTTTGATCGGCATGCCAGCGGCGTGCGTTTAACCCGGGCAGGCGACACCCTGCTGGAGCATGCCCGGCGCATCGCCCGCGCCGCCAGTGATGCGCAAACCGCCATGGACGCCCTGGTCAGCCCTGAGCGGGTGGCGCTGAGTCTGTGGGCCAATACCACGGCCAACAGCACGATTCTGCCAGCAGCCCTGGGTCGCTACCTGGCCGAGCACCCCTATCTGGATATGGTGCTGGTAGAGCGGACCAGCCGCGAGGTGATCGATGCCGTGGTGCGTGGCGAGGCCGACATCGGCGTGATCGACAGCGATTACCAACCCGAGGGACTCACCCTGCTGCCGCTGGGGCGCTACCGGCTCACGGTGTTGGCGGCGGCGGATCACCCGCTGGCCGCACAGTCTGCCTGCTCGTTCCGCGCGCTCACCGAGCATGCGCTGGTGGGCATGCCCGAGGACAGTTCCATGCAGCGATTCGTGGACAAGATGGCGCATCTGGCGGGCCTGCCGCTGCATGTGCGGGCCCGTGCACCGAGCTTTGCCGCCATTGCGCGGCTGGTGGCCGGCGGTGCGGGCGTGGCCGTGGTGCCTGAGAGCACCGGGCAGGGTTACCGCGATGCGATGGGACTGGTGCTCGTCAACATCAGTGACGACTGGGCCAGCCGCGAATTGCAGCTCTGTGTGCAACGCTGGGAAACACTGACACCTGCTGTACGCGCGCTGGCGGGGTATCTGGCCGGGGTGGACTAG